The Esox lucius isolate fEsoLuc1 chromosome 5, fEsoLuc1.pri, whole genome shotgun sequence genome includes a region encoding these proteins:
- the csf3a gene encoding colony stimulating factor 3 (granulocyte) a isoform X1, with translation MNTLFALAIVVNMARVGYSAPLMEYSGETGQLVEDPEFHIFVENSQNLIKKVLEAIPGTHKSCIHSETLILNSTTENRKLQYMATNLGIPSAPTLKALAEDFTLETCLRHMSEGLQLHQDLLKAVQPRLANTENLTALMTDIRDLGIQINKMLRAVQAEVTLQPTVTSLASRLTGDYQVQVAAHLTLVQLQSFGQDIVRSLRNIALVNGDRDDSGL, from the exons ATGAACACTCTGTTTG CTTTGGCTATTGTCGTCAACATGGCAAGAGTCGGTTATAGCGCACCGCTTATGGAATATTCAGGCGAGACGGGTCAACTAGTCGAAGATCCTGAATTCCACATCTTTGTTGAAAACAGCCAGAATTTGATCAAAAAGGTTTTGGAGGCAATTCCTGGGACACACAAATCCTGCATACATTCAGAG ACCCTGATTCTTAACTCGACCACTGAGAACCGAAAACTACAATATATGGCGACCAATCTGGGCATCCCCTCTGCTCCCACTCTCAAGGCCTTGGCAGAAGATTTTACCTTG GAGACCTGTTTGAGACATATGTCAGAGGGACTGCAGCTGCACCAGGACCTCCTGAAAGCTGTCCAACCACGCCTGGCCAACACAGAGAACCTCACTGCACTGATGACTGACATCAGAGATCTTGGCATCCAGATTAATAAG ATGCTGAGAGCGGTACAAGCTGAGGTGACGTTGCAGCCCACAGTCACAAGCCTGGCCTCTCGTCTCACTGGGGACTATCAGGTCCAGGTAGCTGCACACTTAACCCTGGTACAGCTCCAAAGCTTTGGCCAGGATATAGTCCGCAGTTTAAGGAACATAGCCCTGGTCAATGGGGATAGAGACGATTCTGGACTGTAG
- the csf3a gene encoding colony stimulating factor 3 (granulocyte) a isoform X2, with translation MARVGYSAPLMEYSGETGQLVEDPEFHIFVENSQNLIKKVLEAIPGTHKSCIHSETLILNSTTENRKLQYMATNLGIPSAPTLKALAEDFTLETCLRHMSEGLQLHQDLLKAVQPRLANTENLTALMTDIRDLGIQINKMLRAVQAEVTLQPTVTSLASRLTGDYQVQVAAHLTLVQLQSFGQDIVRSLRNIALVNGDRDDSGL, from the exons ATGGCAAGAGTCGGTTATAGCGCACCGCTTATGGAATATTCAGGCGAGACGGGTCAACTAGTCGAAGATCCTGAATTCCACATCTTTGTTGAAAACAGCCAGAATTTGATCAAAAAGGTTTTGGAGGCAATTCCTGGGACACACAAATCCTGCATACATTCAGAG ACCCTGATTCTTAACTCGACCACTGAGAACCGAAAACTACAATATATGGCGACCAATCTGGGCATCCCCTCTGCTCCCACTCTCAAGGCCTTGGCAGAAGATTTTACCTTG GAGACCTGTTTGAGACATATGTCAGAGGGACTGCAGCTGCACCAGGACCTCCTGAAAGCTGTCCAACCACGCCTGGCCAACACAGAGAACCTCACTGCACTGATGACTGACATCAGAGATCTTGGCATCCAGATTAATAAG ATGCTGAGAGCGGTACAAGCTGAGGTGACGTTGCAGCCCACAGTCACAAGCCTGGCCTCTCGTCTCACTGGGGACTATCAGGTCCAGGTAGCTGCACACTTAACCCTGGTACAGCTCCAAAGCTTTGGCCAGGATATAGTCCGCAGTTTAAGGAACATAGCCCTGGTCAATGGGGATAGAGACGATTCTGGACTGTAG